The DNA region TCGCTCTCGCTTCGCTCGTCGCTTCGCCGGCCTTCGCCGGTGGCCCCCGCGGTGGTGGCGGTGGCCTGCTTGGCGGCGTAATCGCCCCGATCACGACCGCGGTCTCCGCGCTCAATGTCAACGCGCTGAACAACGTCAACGTGCTCGGCGGCGGCGTGAACGTCCTGAACGGCAACAAGACCAACGTCTCGGCCATCCTGCCGATCAGCCTCAAGAACACCGGCATCCTGTCCGGTATCCTGGGCAGCGGCGCGGCGCATGGCTGCGGCTGCAACTAACACGGATTGTCGGGAGGGCACCAAGGTGCCCTCCCACCAACCAAGCCCCTCTCGACGCCTCGCCGTCTACAACATCCCCGCCCGCCTCGCGCCGCCGCATTCGCTCCGGCATCGAGCTTCCCGCCATCAGCGATGCTCAGGCCAATTTCAGGCGCGCTGCGAAGAAATTGACCACGCGGCCGATCGCATCCGCGGTCGCCGGATCATTGTCGGCGAAGTCGAAGCCGTGGCCCTTGCCCGGATAGGTGACGATCTCCGCCGGCGCGCCGACCGACTTGCCGAGCTTGACGAGCTCCTCGCCCTGCGCCAGCGACACATTGCGATCCGCCTCTCCATGCAGTTCGAGCAGCGGCGGCAGATGCTTCACGCCGGCCGCGAACTTCCTGGGCATGCCGCCATACAGCACCGCGAGCGCAGCGACACGCGCATCTCGGGCTGCGGTCGCGGCCGCGACGTAGCCGCCGAGCGAGAAGCCGAGCAAGCCGGCATGGCCGGAACTGTCGGCGCCGGCCAGCACGGCGGAGAGTGCGGCGGATACGCGGCCGGCCCAGGCATCGAAGTGTTCGGTCTCATAGGCCTCGCGGACCTCGCGCGCGTGCATGGCCGCGATCGCCTGCGTGTCGGCCGAGGTGTAGTAGCGGACGAAATAGGCGTCGATGCCGGCAGCGGCGAGCGCGTTGGCGTGGCGCTCATAGGCGGTCAGCCTGAGGTCGAAGCCGCGCGAGCCGTGCAGCAGCAACACGGCCGGGCGCTTGCCGGACCGTGCCGACGCGTAGCGGCTCAGCGCGACGCGGCCTTCGCCGGCTTCGATGCTGAGCTGCTCGGCCGCCCGCAGCGGGCGCGTTGCCGCAACGAGCGCGAGACCGACCAAAGCATGTCTGCGGGTGATGATCGGCATCGGACGGTCCGAGGTGGCGAAAGGCCGCCCGCCATATCACGACGACCGCGGGGACACCACGGCCGAACGATCGCATGTTCAAATCGCGCCGGTTGCGCTAGTGATAGCCCCCTCCTCAAGATCCGTGCGTCCGTCCCGGCGCACATCCCGCCAATGAGTGCACCTGAATGGCCGAAGCCGACCTCGACGCCGTGATCCGGCAAACCGCAAGAGCGCAGACCAAGGCCGTGATGGCAGCCGCGAAGAAACAGCAGGCCGCGTGGGCCGCCCGCGCCGCCAAGGCCAAGGACAAGGACGCCAAGGCGCGCTTCCGCCACCTCGCCAAGAGCACGCTGCTGAACGCCACCGCGACCGCCAAGCGGCTGCAGAATTCGGCCGAGAACGCCGCCGATGCCTACGCCCGCGCGATGAAGAAGGTGATGGAAGAGCCGCCGCCGGCGAAGAAGCCCGCAAAGAAGACCGAGGACGCCTGAGAGGAGCCCGCATGCTCACCGTCCATCATCTCGGCCGGTCGCAATCGGAGCGGATCGTCTGGCTGTGCGAGGAGCTCGATATCCCCTACGAGCTGAAGCGCTACGCACGCGATCCCGTCACGGTGCTGGCGCAGCCCGACTACAAGGCGCTGCACCCGATCGGCGCGGCGCCCGTCATCACCGACGGCGAGCTGGTGCTGGCTGAATCCGGCGCGGTCGTCGAATACATCATCGCCAGATATGGCAGCGGACGGCTGGCGTTGAAGCCCGACCATCCCGACTTCGCCCAGTTCCTCTATTGGTTCCATTTCGCCAACGGCACACTGCAGTCGCAGATGGGCCGCAGCATGATTCTGAACCGGCTCAACCTCGCCGACGACCATCCGATGCTGGTCGCGACCCGGGCCCGGGTCGACCGCTCATTCGACCTGGTCGATGCGCATGTGCGCGATGCGACCTATCTGGCGGGCGACGACTTCACTTCGGCCGACATCATGATCGGCTTCTCGCTCACCACGATGCGCTATTTCCTGCCCTACGACCTCGGACGCTGCCCCAACATCCAGGCCTATCTCGGCCGCATCGCCGCGCGCCCGGCCTACCGGCGCGCGATGGAGAAGGGCGATCCGGGGATGACGCTGCTCCTGACATGAGGCGGTGATGCCCCGTTACGTCGCCCTGCTCCGCGCGGTCAATGTCGGCGGCACCGGCAAGCTGCCGATGACCGAATTGCAGGCGATGTGCGTCGAGGCCGGATTTGACGACGTGCAGACCTACATCGCCAGCGGCAACGTCGTGTTCTCGTCGAAACTCGGCGCCGCGAAGGTCAAGGCCGCGCTGGAAAAGCGCCTGCAGGCCTATGCCGGCAAGCCGGTCGGCGTGGTCGTCCGCGCGGCGGATGAAATGGCCGCGGTGCTGAAGGCCAATCCGTTTCCGAAGGCGCCGCCGAACACGACGGTTGCGATCTTCCTCGACGAGCCGCCGCCGAAAGACGCCTTGAAGGCCATCAAGGGTCAGCAGGACGAAGAAGTCCGGCTCGGCAGGCGCGAGATCTACGTCGCCTATGGCAGCGGCATCGGACGCTCGAAGCTGAAGATCCCCGCAGCAATCAACGGCACCGCGCGCAACATCAACACGATCGCGAAGCTCGCCGAGATGGCGGCGGAAGACTAGAGGTGCGTGAGAGTATGTCCTCGTCCGTGGTGTCATCGCCCGGCCTGTGCGCAATTGCGCACATGGACCGGGCGACCCAGTACGCCGTGGCCCCTCGGCTTAGACACAACTGCCTCTGGAATACTGGATCACCCGCATGCGCGGGTGATGACACCGAGCAAGGCGAGCAACTCAACTCTCCCTCACCGCAAATCCCTCCGCGCCGAGCTTCGCCAGCACGTCCTCCAGATGCGCGCGGTCGCGGGTCTCGATCACGAGCTCGAGCAGCGTCGCCTTGGCCGGCAGGTCGGAGAAGGTGCGCTGATGCGAGACCTCGATGATGTTGGCGCCGGCCGACGCCAACAGATTGCAGACCGCGGCGAGCTGGCCGGGACGGTCGACGATGTCGAGCGCCAGCTGCGTCAACCGGCCCTCGCGGGCCAGCTCGCGGGTCAGGACCGAGGCGATCAGCCGCGTGTCGATGTTGCCGCCGGTCAGCACCAGGCCGACTGAGCGGCCGGCAAAGCGCTCGGGCGCGGCGAGCACCGCAGCGAGGCCGGCGGCGCCGGCGCCCTCGACCACCGTCTTCTCGATCGAGATCAGGGTCGCGACCGCGCGCTCGATCTGGTCCTCGCTGACCAGCATGATGTCGTCGACGAGGTCGCGGACGATTGCCTTCGTGATCTGGCCGGGCGTCTTGACCGCGATGCCCTCGGCGAGCGTATCGCCGCGCATCGGCAGATGCTGGCCCTTGATGGCGTTGTACATTGAGGGATAGAGCTGCGCCTCGACGCCGATCACCTGGATCGCCGGCTTCAGCGCCTTGGCAGCGGTGGCGATGCCGGAGATCAGCCCGCCGCCGCCGATCGGCACCACCAGCACGTCGAGTTCCGGCACCGCCTCGAGCATCTCGAGCCCGATCGTGCCCTGGCCTGCGATGATCAGCGGATCGTCATAGGGATGAATCTGGATCAGGCCCTGCTCCGCGGCATGCGACCGGACGAAGGCGGAGCATTCTTCCAGCGTCTGCCCGGTGATGACGACCTCGGCGCCGTGCCGCCTGGTGTTCTCGATCTTCACCATCGGCGTGCCTGATGGCATCACGATGGTGGCGGGAATGCCGAGCCGCTTGGCGTGGTACGCCACGCCCTGGGCATGATTGCCGGCCGACATCGCGATGACGCCGCGCTTGCGCTCCTCAGCCGAGAGTGCTTGCAGCCGGTTCAGTGCGCCGCGCTCCTTGAAGGTCGCGGTGAACTGCAGATTCTCGAATTTGAGGAACAGGCGGCAGCCGCAGATCTCGCCCAGCGTGCGGCTCTCGTTGCAGGCCGTGACCTGGACGGAGCCGCGGATCACGGCCGCGGCGCGGCGGATATCGGCAAGGGTGATGGCGGGAGGTTCGGAATGAGGCGGCATCGGCTTCGCTTTGGTCCGTGACGGAAAGCGGAACCTAGCCGGTTTTGCCACCGAAGACGACCGCGCTATCGCGCAGTCACGGCCTCTTCCCCTGCCTTCCCCTCTGCCTTCTCAGCCTTGGCCGGCTTCGCCAGCTCGATCTCATCGCATTTCAGGCATAACAGCGCGGTGCGGAAATGCTTGTCGAGCACAATGGTTCGCGTGCTGCCGCACTGGCAGCGCATCGGCTTGTCCATCGGAGATCGGCCCGGGTTCGAAATGCAGGGAAGCGTGCGCTTAGCTACCCTCGCCCGGTTAACCTAATATGACTTTGCGGATGAAAATCGTCGCCGCGCTAGAAGAAGCCCCAGCTGAGATCGAGGCCGTAGCTTGCCCGGAGGACGACAACGAACAGGACCGCGGCGACCAACAGCAGCACATGCCGCGCAACGGCGTTGCGTGGCGAAGCGGCGGAAAACGCCCGCGCGATCGATTGAGCCAGAGCAGTCATTTGCGACCTCCAGAGCCATACCCGAAGTTAGGTCGCGCCCGCAGCTGCGAGGTTCAACGACCTCCGAAGGCAACCGATGTGGCCGCACGCTTTTTCCGTGGAACCACGCTGCGCGCTCGCGTCCGATTCCTGAAGCGGCGGCGGCAGTTTTCCGCAATTCGGTCCAGTGATATCGATTTGGGCCAGTCGGAGCCGCTTGAGCTTGTGATGAAGAGCTGCGCGTCGCGCCTAGAGGTTCGGCGCCTCCGCCGGCGCGATCGCGGTCAGCCCGCCGAAGCGGCGTTCGCGGCGATGGAAGGAGGCGAGCGCGTCAGCGAGATCGTCGGCGTCGAATTCGGGCCACATCCGCTCGGTGAAGTGCAATTCGGCATAGGCGCCTTCCCAGAGCAGGAAATCCGACAGCCGCTTCTCGCCGGAGGTGCGGATGATGAGGTCGACGTCGCGCAGGCCGACCTCGCCGGTGACCAGGTCGGCGAAGCTTTCACGGCTGAGCTGGCCTGCGGCGCCCGCGCGCGCCGCGGCGTTCAGGATCGCATCGCGCGCGGAATAGTCGATGGCGATGCGCAGATGCAGCGTCGTGCCATTGGCGGTCTCCCGCTCGGCGCGCGCGATCGCATTGGCGATGCCGTCCGGCAGGCGGTCGCGGCGGCCGATCACGGTGAGCCGGACGCCGTTCTTCACCAGCGCCGCGATCTCGTTGGCGAGATAGAACCGCAGCAGCCCCATCAGCGCCGATACCTCGGCCTTCGGCCGGCGCCAATTGTCGCTCGAGAAGGCATAGAGCGTCAGCGTGCCGACGCCCTGGTCCGGCGCGGCTTCGACGATACGGCGGATCGCTTCGACGCCCGCCTCGTGTCCACGCACCCGCGACAGGCCGCGTCGCACGGCCCAGCGGCCATTGCCGTCCATGATGATGCCGACATGCAATCGGGCGGCGGCCTGCGGTTCGAGCGGAAAACTACTTTGCATTACAAAGTCTCCAGGCAGAAAAAATCGGGGATCAGGCCGGCTGGATGCCGAGGCGCCGCGACGCGCCTTCGTCATTGCCGGCGGCCCTCGCGGCGCGCACCAGCTGCTCGAGCACGGCGAGATAATCGAGGAAGCGGCGGCGGCCGGTCTTGGTGAGGCGGCAGGTGGTGTGCGGGCGATTGCCCTCATAGCCCTTGATGACGTCGACCAGGCCCGCTTCCTGCAGCACCTGCAGATGCCGAGAGAGATTGCCGTCGGTCAGACCGCACAGCTGCTTGAGGTCGGCGAAGGCAAGCCCCTTCGGATGCGCCATCAGCGAGGTCAGCAACCCGAGCCGCGCCTTCTCATGGATGACGCGGTCGAGGCCGTCATAGGCGAATGGCGCGCTGGTCACGTCAATCTTCGGCATCATTGTCTCCGGAGGCGAAATACAGCAGCGCCGCGAGCAGCAATTGGCCGATCGCGAACGGCAGGCCCATGGTCCACGGCGACAGCGCGTGGCCCTGGCTTGCGATCAACAGCACCGTGAAGCCCGACAGGAAATACCAGGCGCCGCCGAGCGCGATCGTGCGCGGCAGCAATCGGACCGAGGCGAACACGCCGAGGCTGACCAGCACCTGCCACAGGCCCGGCAGCATCTACAGCGTCTCGGGCGCGAATTTCCATTGCAGAATCGCGAGCAGCACGCCGGCGATCGCCGCGGGAACGAACTGCTCGATCGCCTGCTGCACCATGGCATCGGCAAGACCCGAATGATGCCGTCGCGAGCGCGCCTGCATCTCGGTCCAGATCAGCACGGCGGACAGCAACGCCGCGATCGCCCAGCCGGCGAGAAACGCGATCGGACGACCGGTGGGATCATCGAGCCAAAGATACTGGGCAATCGCCGTGAGCAGCGCGATACCGCTGGTGGTGGCGACGGTCGCCGGACCATAGCCGCGGAACGCGGTGCCTGCCGCAATCTGGTTGCGGATCGCGAGGATGTCGGCCAACGCCTTGTCGAGGTCGCGCATGATTCGCCCGAACTTTGTATTGCAAAGTATATGGGATCACCAAGCAAAGGCAAGGCGTCTGACGCCATGCGTCGATCAAGATGTTTAACGGCGCGTAACTGCACGAAAAATGCACGGATGGTCCGTCGATGTCATTGCGAGGAGTGAAGCGACGAAGCAATCCATGTTCGCACATGTGGCGCGATGGATTGCTTCGTGGAGCCTGTCATCGGCCGCGTTCGCGCAACCCGTTGGCTCGCAATGACGGAGCGAGAGGATGCACCTCAGTGACAGCAGATCGCCTTGTTTGGTGCCTGCTCATACTGATCGCGCAGCCGCACCCAGTCCATCGGATACGGCAGCCCCTCCTCGTGTCGCCCGAGCGGCGTCAGGTCGAGATAGTGGTAGGCCGCATTCATCATATCGAGGCCGCGCGCGAAGGTGGAATAGGTGTGGAAGATCGCACCACCCTCGTCGCGATAGAACACGCTGATGCCGGGCAACTCCTCGCCATAGAGCGGCGTGGTTCCGTAATTGTACACCGCCTCGCCGCTATCGATCTGCTCGCGGGTAAACGAGACGCCATAATCATAATTGAAGTCGTTCGCCCCCGACGAGAGCCAATCGAAAGTCCAGCCCATCCGCTGCCTGAACGCCTCGAGCCTCGCCAGCGGCGCGCGGGAGATCGCGACCATGGTGGTGTCGCGCGCGGCGAGATGCGGCACCATGTGGTCGAAACCGTCGGCCCAGAACGAGCAGCTCTTGCAGGCAGCCTCCCATTCCGGCGCGAACATGATGTGCTGCACCACGAGCTGCGGCCGGCCGTTGAAGAGATCGGCGAGCGCGACCCTGCCGCTCGGCCCATCGAACACATAGTCCTTGTCGACCTTGACCCAGGGCAGTTCGCGGCGCTGGCGGCTCAGCGCGTCACGGGCCTGCGTCAGTTCCTTCTCGCGGGTCATCAGCGACTTGCGGGCCGCGATCCATTGCTCGCGCGAAACGATCTTGTGCTGATCCATGAGATGCTCCTTTGGGATGCTCCTTTGCCGCTCAGGCGGCGACGAAGTTTTCCAGGTTGCCGAGGAATGCGGTCCAGCCGCGCGCATGGTTGTCGCGCGCGGTCTCGTCGACGAATTGCGCGTGATGGAAGGTGAGCAGCGA from Bradyrhizobium genosp. L includes:
- a CDS encoding dienelactone hydrolase family protein gives rise to the protein MPIITRRHALVGLALVAATRPLRAAEQLSIEAGEGRVALSRYASARSGKRPAVLLLHGSRGFDLRLTAYERHANALAAAGIDAYFVRYYTSADTQAIAAMHAREVREAYETEHFDAWAGRVSAALSAVLAGADSSGHAGLLGFSLGGYVAAATAARDARVAALAVLYGGMPRKFAAGVKHLPPLLELHGEADRNVSLAQGEELVKLGKSVGAPAEIVTYPGKGHGFDFADNDPATADAIGRVVNFFAARLKLA
- a CDS encoding glutathione S-transferase family protein translates to MLTVHHLGRSQSERIVWLCEELDIPYELKRYARDPVTVLAQPDYKALHPIGAAPVITDGELVLAESGAVVEYIIARYGSGRLALKPDHPDFAQFLYWFHFANGTLQSQMGRSMILNRLNLADDHPMLVATRARVDRSFDLVDAHVRDATYLAGDDFTSADIMIGFSLTTMRYFLPYDLGRCPNIQAYLGRIAARPAYRRAMEKGDPGMTLLLT
- a CDS encoding DUF1697 domain-containing protein; the protein is MPRYVALLRAVNVGGTGKLPMTELQAMCVEAGFDDVQTYIASGNVVFSSKLGAAKVKAALEKRLQAYAGKPVGVVVRAADEMAAVLKANPFPKAPPNTTVAIFLDEPPPKDALKAIKGQQDEEVRLGRREIYVAYGSGIGRSKLKIPAAINGTARNINTIAKLAEMAAED
- a CDS encoding threonine ammonia-lyase, which produces MPPHSEPPAITLADIRRAAAVIRGSVQVTACNESRTLGEICGCRLFLKFENLQFTATFKERGALNRLQALSAEERKRGVIAMSAGNHAQGVAYHAKRLGIPATIVMPSGTPMVKIENTRRHGAEVVITGQTLEECSAFVRSHAAEQGLIQIHPYDDPLIIAGQGTIGLEMLEAVPELDVLVVPIGGGGLISGIATAAKALKPAIQVIGVEAQLYPSMYNAIKGQHLPMRGDTLAEGIAVKTPGQITKAIVRDLVDDIMLVSEDQIERAVATLISIEKTVVEGAGAAGLAAVLAAPERFAGRSVGLVLTGGNIDTRLIASVLTRELAREGRLTQLALDIVDRPGQLAAVCNLLASAGANIIEVSHQRTFSDLPAKATLLELVIETRDRAHLEDVLAKLGAEGFAVRES
- a CDS encoding response regulator; the protein is MTALAQSIARAFSAASPRNAVARHVLLLVAAVLFVVVLRASYGLDLSWGFF
- a CDS encoding di-trans,poly-cis-decaprenylcistransferase, which translates into the protein MQSSFPLEPQAAARLHVGIIMDGNGRWAVRRGLSRVRGHEAGVEAIRRIVEAAPDQGVGTLTLYAFSSDNWRRPKAEVSALMGLLRFYLANEIAALVKNGVRLTVIGRRDRLPDGIANAIARAERETANGTTLHLRIAIDYSARDAILNAAARAGAAGQLSRESFADLVTGEVGLRDVDLIIRTSGEKRLSDFLLWEGAYAELHFTERMWPEFDADDLADALASFHRRERRFGGLTAIAPAEAPNL
- a CDS encoding transcriptional regulator; the encoded protein is MMPKIDVTSAPFAYDGLDRVIHEKARLGLLTSLMAHPKGLAFADLKQLCGLTDGNLSRHLQVLQEAGLVDVIKGYEGNRPHTTCRLTKTGRRRFLDYLAVLEQLVRAARAAGNDEGASRRLGIQPA
- a CDS encoding DUF899 domain-containing protein, with amino-acid sequence MDQHKIVSREQWIAARKSLMTREKELTQARDALSRQRRELPWVKVDKDYVFDGPSGRVALADLFNGRPQLVVQHIMFAPEWEAACKSCSFWADGFDHMVPHLAARDTTMVAISRAPLARLEAFRQRMGWTFDWLSSGANDFNYDYGVSFTREQIDSGEAVYNYGTTPLYGEELPGISVFYRDEGGAIFHTYSTFARGLDMMNAAYHYLDLTPLGRHEEGLPYPMDWVRLRDQYEQAPNKAICCH